In a genomic window of Candidatus Tumulicola sp.:
- a CDS encoding lysophospholipid acyltransferase family protein, whose product MNEAVYDASAAVLRAMFSTVFRARVRGVENVPSSGPLIVASNHLSYFDPPALCYCPRRIRFMAKQELFEIPLLAPLIRTLGAYPVDRHGSPQAAIKRSLSILNEGGAIGIFPEGTRNPDGAAAAQMGMALLAAWSAANVVPTCILGGDRIKRLGRFDIAFGAPIALPSGRKATRDDLAKFTGEVMNAIGTLAESFRGNS is encoded by the coding sequence ATGAACGAGGCGGTCTACGATGCGTCGGCCGCGGTCCTGCGGGCGATGTTTTCGACGGTCTTTCGAGCGCGCGTTCGCGGGGTGGAGAACGTTCCCAGCAGCGGGCCGCTGATCGTCGCTTCGAATCATCTTTCGTACTTTGACCCACCTGCGCTGTGCTATTGCCCGCGCCGGATCCGCTTTATGGCCAAGCAAGAGTTGTTCGAAATTCCGTTGTTGGCACCGCTAATTCGAACCCTAGGGGCCTATCCGGTAGACCGGCACGGGAGCCCGCAAGCGGCGATCAAGCGCTCGCTCAGCATCCTCAACGAGGGCGGGGCGATCGGCATCTTTCCCGAGGGGACGCGTAATCCCGACGGCGCCGCCGCCGCACAGATGGGAATGGCCTTGCTCGCGGCTTGGTCGGCGGCGAACGTCGTTCCGACGTGTATCTTAGGAGGGGACCGGATCAAGCGGTTGGGACGTTTCGACATCGCATTCGGCGCGCCGATAGCGTTGCCGAGCGGTAGAAAAGCAACTCGTGACGATTTGGCGAAGTTTACGGGTGAAGTTATGAACGCAATCGGTACGTTGGCGGAGAGTTTTCGTGGAAATTCGTAA
- the cmk gene encoding (d)CMP kinase — protein sequence MPELPALQIAIDGPAASGKTTVARLLAHRLNVPYLDTGAMYRALSYLAVRTRTDADNAAALVRLAGAHPLGVVRSADGAAYAIRVDDRTMTDEELQSNDVTAVVSTVAAHAAVRALMVAAQRQAADDAEVVMAGRDIGTVVLPSAPVKIFLTASVGARVARRRAQLERAGVLGDVHLLSAEIEERDRLDRERPVSPLVPADDAYVLDSSDLTAEEVVERICSVADAAGYGR from the coding sequence GTGCCCGAGCTCCCTGCGTTACAGATCGCCATCGACGGACCGGCCGCGTCTGGAAAGACGACCGTCGCGCGCTTGCTCGCGCATCGTTTGAACGTTCCGTATCTGGACACCGGTGCGATGTACCGCGCGTTGTCCTACCTCGCCGTTCGCACGCGAACGGACGCCGACAACGCCGCCGCTTTGGTTCGTTTGGCCGGTGCCCACCCGCTGGGCGTGGTGCGATCCGCCGACGGTGCCGCGTATGCGATTCGTGTCGACGACCGGACCATGACCGACGAGGAGCTGCAATCCAATGACGTAACGGCCGTCGTGTCGACCGTCGCGGCCCACGCGGCCGTTCGTGCCTTGATGGTGGCCGCCCAACGTCAGGCCGCCGACGACGCCGAGGTGGTAATGGCCGGGCGCGACATCGGCACGGTCGTGCTGCCGTCCGCGCCGGTCAAGATTTTTCTAACCGCCTCCGTCGGTGCGCGCGTCGCACGGCGGCGGGCGCAGCTCGAACGCGCCGGCGTGCTGGGCGACGTGCATCTCCTGTCGGCAGAAATTGAAGAGCGTGACCGGCTGGATCGCGAGCGGCCGGTTTCGCCGCTCGTCCCGGCGGACGACGCCTACGTGCTCGACTCGAGCGATCTCACGGCTGAAGAGGTCGTCGAACGAATTTGCTCGGTGGCCGATGCGGCCGGTTATGGTCGATGA
- the radA gene encoding DNA repair protein RadA yields the protein MAKSRSVYACSACGTESTRWLGRCPGCNAWNSFDERPFVVPAGRTPVATRDAGSAEPVMLGDVDASQVERMCVGLPEFDAALGGGIVPASVTLIGGPPGAGKSTLLLQIAARMCRHGAVAYLCGEESAAQVKLRAARLEIDAPISLFAQTNLRAVLDRLESQPPRTLIVDSIQTTWLPSSESYAGSLGQVRDCTQALVEFSKRTGCATFIVGHVTKDGSIAGPRIVEHLVDAVLYFEGDSSGDVRILRAYKNRFGSIDEICVFSMRPNGLEEVTNPSALFLSSRRADAAGSCVVASIVGSRPVLVEVQALVGEAAYGTPRRLANNVDQQRLAMIIAVLERRAGLHLGSHDVYASVAGGLRVNEPAADLGIALAIASSFRNRSLGPDTAAFGELGLSGEIRGVGAADRRTTEARRLGYTTIISPDRVRDIADAIERVIG from the coding sequence GTGGCAAAGTCCCGCTCGGTCTACGCTTGTTCCGCCTGCGGAACCGAATCGACGCGATGGCTCGGGCGCTGTCCGGGCTGCAACGCGTGGAACTCGTTCGACGAACGGCCGTTCGTCGTGCCGGCCGGCCGGACGCCGGTCGCGACGCGCGATGCCGGTTCGGCCGAACCGGTGATGCTGGGCGATGTCGATGCGTCGCAGGTCGAGCGCATGTGCGTCGGCCTGCCCGAGTTCGACGCGGCACTCGGGGGTGGAATCGTTCCGGCCAGCGTTACCCTCATCGGCGGGCCGCCGGGCGCCGGAAAATCCACGCTGTTGCTGCAAATCGCGGCCCGTATGTGCCGGCACGGCGCGGTCGCCTATCTCTGCGGTGAGGAGTCGGCCGCTCAAGTAAAATTGCGAGCGGCGAGGCTCGAGATCGACGCGCCCATTTCGCTGTTCGCCCAGACCAACTTGCGCGCGGTGCTCGACCGGCTCGAATCGCAGCCCCCGCGCACGCTGATCGTTGACTCGATCCAAACGACGTGGCTGCCGTCGTCGGAATCGTACGCCGGCAGTCTCGGACAGGTTCGCGACTGCACGCAAGCGCTGGTCGAATTCTCCAAACGGACCGGCTGCGCGACGTTCATCGTGGGACACGTTACCAAGGATGGTTCGATCGCCGGCCCGCGCATCGTCGAGCATTTGGTCGACGCCGTGCTGTACTTCGAAGGCGACTCGAGCGGCGACGTGCGTATTTTACGCGCCTATAAAAACCGCTTCGGCTCGATCGACGAAATCTGCGTCTTCTCGATGCGCCCGAACGGGTTGGAAGAGGTCACCAATCCGTCGGCGCTCTTTCTGAGTTCGCGCCGGGCGGATGCGGCCGGTTCGTGCGTCGTCGCGTCGATCGTCGGTTCGCGTCCGGTGTTGGTTGAGGTGCAGGCCCTCGTTGGCGAAGCCGCCTACGGGACGCCACGCCGGCTCGCGAATAATGTCGATCAGCAGCGACTGGCGATGATCATCGCCGTCTTGGAACGGCGCGCCGGATTGCATTTGGGATCACACGACGTGTACGCCTCGGTCGCCGGCGGCTTGCGGGTGAACGAACCGGCCGCCGACCTCGGAATCGCGCTCGCAATAGCATCCTCGTTTCGAAATCGCTCGCTCGGCCCGGACACGGCGGCGTTCGGCGAGCTGGGTCTTTCGGGTGAAATCCGCGGCGTCGGAGCAGCCGACCGGCGAACGACCGAGGCCCGCCGCCTGGGATACACCACCATCATTTCGCCCGATCGCGTTCGCGACATCGCCGACGCAATCGAGCGCGTCATAGGCTAG
- the ftcD gene encoding glutamate formimidoyltransferase: protein MALYEIVPNFSEGRDPTFLTAATEIAAATGASVLHATSDAVHHRSVLTVAGDGTAIVRAAVALAGLAAERIDLRLHRGVHPRIGALDVLPFVPLRDASLDDATRLAHRAGDAIWERYAIPSFYYGAAARSESRRRLPTVRRGQFEGLHARFLDPQWYPDAGNVAKHESAGAIAIGARDVLVAFNVELDSDDERAARAIARTLREGDGGLGGLRALAFRMDDGRMQVSFNVTNVRSLALYRIVELVRRLAARRGIAVTRSELIGCLPRGAVERSAAYYLGVTSL, encoded by the coding sequence TTGGCGCTCTACGAGATCGTTCCGAATTTTTCGGAAGGCCGCGACCCCACGTTCTTGACGGCAGCGACGGAAATCGCCGCCGCAACCGGGGCGAGCGTGCTGCATGCGACGTCCGACGCCGTACATCACCGTAGCGTGCTCACCGTTGCCGGCGATGGCACGGCCATAGTCCGAGCAGCCGTCGCCTTGGCCGGACTCGCGGCCGAACGAATCGACTTACGTCTGCATCGCGGGGTACATCCGCGCATCGGGGCGCTCGATGTCTTGCCATTCGTTCCGCTGCGCGACGCTTCGCTCGACGATGCCACCCGGCTCGCGCACCGGGCCGGCGACGCGATTTGGGAGCGCTACGCAATTCCATCGTTTTACTACGGCGCCGCCGCGCGCAGCGAGAGCAGGCGGCGGCTTCCGACCGTTCGTCGTGGCCAGTTCGAAGGGCTCCACGCACGTTTTTTAGACCCGCAGTGGTATCCGGATGCCGGAAACGTCGCCAAACACGAGTCCGCAGGCGCGATCGCGATCGGTGCGCGCGACGTCCTTGTTGCGTTCAACGTTGAATTGGACAGTGACGATGAGCGCGCCGCACGTGCGATCGCCCGCACCCTGCGCGAAGGCGACGGCGGCTTGGGCGGGTTGCGCGCGTTGGCGTTTCGAATGGACGACGGCCGGATGCAGGTCTCGTTCAACGTCACGAACGTGCGCTCGCTCGCGCTCTATCGCATCGTCGAACTCGTGCGCCGGCTAGCGGCACGTCGCGGCATCGCGGTGACGCGAAGCGAACTCATCGGCTGTCTTCCTCGCGGCGCCGTCGAACGTTCCGCGGCGTACTATTTAGGAGTTACATCTCTGTGA
- a CDS encoding pitrilysin family protein: MKRVIATLLAVLGCSLLGTGTATAQGGPGDAGIYERTLPNGLKVVVIEDRAVPVVQTAVWYGFGSLQETPGKTGLAHALEHMMFRGTPEISAGGLDDIVARMGAQMNGQTDYDYTQFYFVMPSDKIDVTLFTEADRMQHASLRAADWAVERNAVLNELDGDASSPFFNLLSRVRAAAFPGQPAGRTPIGRRADVANATAADIRKYYREWYAPNNATLVIAGDVSHDVAFAKAQKYFGAIPSRTLPARNDRSPVPAHGQRVEAEFPFPFEVVDLAYAIPGDKEPGEPAVSTIATLLENQRSPFYKALVQSNIALAIETNADTQLRGGLLNVFLVLNPGHHADEAQAVFQSTLDNMLAYGIDPDLAAAAKRMTIAERIYSVDSIDGIGDLAGYTYGIVGEKLGSEDARLEALTGADLLQAMKRYMKSPTVVGHLSPNDQPPKGTSEKSDSTAADDFSKRVPNGPIVEPAWVARAIRQPTTARSTLAPTSFTLPNGLRVIVQQKSNHPTFVLSGRIASSPAFEPNGQEGIARLASDVADYGSQRYPFEQRRKATDEMGAFIDTGASFSAQAETRDFEKVLDILADGEMHPTFADPWLGVERSQLANSLGSEQNISGVMIDRAYDSLLLSTADPSLRHPSAQTVNAITQADLLSYAREYWRPDLTTVSIVGDLSPQRVKDAMTAAFGAWETSGAKPDAHLMAMPPASKGHDWIGTAANQVFIRIGQPAVSRSSADYDTFRVLNQILGGSGDFESRLWQELRQKRGLVYGVDSSLDSNADRGDFRIELNASPQRVVEAVQFVRDELRRFQTTPVTETELQEAKVRLVGDALLDEASSTGQAKQLLDILNNNLPLDYYRTLNERFQRITAADVQRVAKAYLRPDSLVEVYAGPSGPWARGI; this comes from the coding sequence GTGAAACGCGTCATCGCCACGTTGCTTGCAGTATTGGGTTGTTCGTTGCTCGGTACGGGAACCGCAACCGCGCAAGGCGGCCCGGGCGACGCCGGGATCTACGAACGCACGTTGCCGAACGGCCTCAAGGTGGTGGTGATCGAGGATCGCGCCGTGCCCGTCGTACAGACGGCGGTTTGGTACGGCTTCGGATCGCTGCAAGAAACGCCCGGCAAAACGGGACTAGCGCACGCGCTGGAACACATGATGTTCCGCGGTACGCCGGAGATCTCGGCCGGCGGTCTGGACGATATCGTCGCCCGAATGGGCGCTCAAATGAACGGCCAAACCGACTACGACTACACCCAGTTCTATTTCGTCATGCCGTCCGACAAGATCGACGTCACGCTGTTTACCGAAGCCGACCGCATGCAGCATGCGTCGCTGCGGGCCGCCGACTGGGCGGTCGAACGAAACGCGGTGCTCAACGAACTCGACGGCGATGCAAGCTCGCCGTTTTTCAATCTATTGTCGCGCGTGCGCGCGGCCGCGTTTCCCGGACAACCGGCTGGACGCACGCCGATCGGGCGTCGCGCAGACGTTGCCAATGCCACCGCCGCCGATATTCGCAAATACTATCGCGAATGGTACGCACCCAACAACGCGACGCTGGTGATCGCCGGCGACGTATCGCACGACGTGGCGTTCGCCAAAGCGCAGAAATATTTCGGCGCCATACCGTCGCGAACGCTGCCGGCGCGTAACGACCGAAGCCCGGTGCCCGCACACGGTCAACGCGTGGAGGCCGAGTTTCCGTTTCCCTTCGAAGTCGTCGATCTGGCCTATGCCATCCCCGGCGACAAAGAGCCCGGCGAGCCGGCCGTGAGTACGATCGCGACCCTGCTCGAAAATCAACGCTCGCCGTTTTACAAAGCACTGGTGCAGTCGAATATCGCGCTGGCGATCGAAACAAACGCCGATACGCAACTGCGCGGTGGGCTGCTCAACGTGTTTCTCGTACTCAATCCCGGACATCACGCCGACGAAGCGCAGGCCGTCTTTCAATCGACGCTCGACAACATGTTGGCCTACGGAATCGATCCCGATCTCGCCGCCGCAGCCAAGCGCATGACCATCGCGGAGCGCATCTACTCGGTCGACTCGATCGACGGCATCGGCGATTTAGCCGGTTACACCTACGGAATCGTCGGCGAAAAGCTGGGCAGCGAAGATGCGCGTTTGGAAGCGCTGACCGGCGCGGATTTGCTGCAAGCCATGAAGCGCTACATGAAGAGCCCGACCGTCGTCGGACATCTCAGCCCGAACGATCAACCGCCGAAAGGCACTTCCGAGAAGAGCGACTCAACCGCGGCCGACGATTTCTCCAAACGCGTTCCGAATGGTCCGATCGTCGAGCCCGCCTGGGTTGCGCGCGCTATCCGCCAGCCGACGACGGCGCGTAGCACGCTCGCACCCACGTCGTTCACCTTACCCAATGGCTTACGCGTGATCGTGCAGCAGAAATCCAACCATCCTACATTTGTTCTGAGCGGTCGCATCGCGTCGTCGCCGGCATTCGAGCCGAACGGTCAGGAAGGCATCGCCCGACTGGCGTCGGATGTCGCCGACTACGGCAGCCAGCGCTACCCGTTCGAACAGCGGCGTAAGGCCACCGACGAGATGGGCGCGTTCATCGACACCGGTGCGTCGTTCTCCGCACAAGCCGAGACGCGCGACTTCGAAAAGGTTCTCGACATCCTTGCAGACGGCGAGATGCATCCCACGTTTGCGGATCCGTGGCTCGGTGTCGAACGCTCGCAACTTGCGAACAGTCTCGGATCCGAACAGAACATCTCGGGCGTGATGATCGATCGCGCCTACGACTCGCTCTTGCTCTCGACCGCCGACCCGTCGTTGCGGCACCCCTCCGCACAAACGGTCAACGCGATCACGCAAGCCGACCTGCTATCGTACGCGCGGGAATACTGGCGCCCCGACCTCACGACCGTTTCGATCGTCGGCGATCTCTCACCGCAGCGCGTAAAGGATGCGATGACGGCGGCGTTCGGCGCGTGGGAAACGTCCGGAGCGAAACCCGACGCTCATCTCATGGCGATGCCGCCGGCCTCGAAAGGCCACGATTGGATCGGCACCGCGGCAAACCAGGTGTTCATTCGCATCGGGCAGCCTGCCGTCTCGCGTTCCAGCGCTGACTACGACACGTTTCGAGTGCTAAACCAAATCCTCGGCGGAAGCGGCGACTTCGAGTCGCGCCTGTGGCAAGAACTGCGGCAGAAACGCGGGCTCGTGTACGGCGTCGATAGTTCGCTCGACTCGAACGCCGACCGGGGCGATTTCAGAATCGAGTTGAACGCCTCGCCGCAGCGCGTGGTCGAGGCGGTGCAGTTCGTGCGCGACGAGTTGCGTCGCTTCCAGACCACGCCGGTCACCGAAACCGAATTGCAAGAAGCGAAAGTGCGCTTGGTGGGCGACGCGCTGCTCGACGAAGCATCGTCGACCGGCCAAGCCAAACAGTTGCTCGACATCCTGAACAACAACTTGCCGCTGGATTACTATCGCACGCTCAACGAACGTTTTCAGCGCATCACCGCAGCCGACGTGCAACGAGTGGCGAAAGCGTATCTGCGGCCCGACAGCCTGGTCGAGGTGTATGCCGGTCCGTCCGGCCCCTGGGCTCGCGGCATTTAG
- a CDS encoding NAD-dependent succinate-semialdehyde dehydrogenase, with the protein MSGTFVTVDPSNGSVLERFERMTAAQVDARLRSAAGAFTSWRRSSVDERVALVRSIGAQLRSQRERLAATAVREMGKPIGQALAEVDKCAACCDFFATEGARMLQPQPVPQRRGSSVAFRPLGVLLAIMPWNFPYWQVFRAVIPALIAGNAVLLKHADITTRCGLEIEYLLRDAGAPDGLFSTLLVTDNDTDEMIADPRIAAVTLTGSERAGSAVGRAAGAALKKCVLELGGSDAFIVLADADVDAAATTAVFARFQNNGQSCIAAKRFVVESAAYDPFLERFVRLASAQVVGDPANPTTQLGPCARADLRDAVAAQVRESVAAGGRLALGGGAIERPGFYFSPTIVCDPPPGSPMREREVFGPAAAVIRARDERDAIRIANETDYGLGCSIWTKDVRRAETLAAEIDAGMVFVNALVASDPALPFGGVKRSGYGRELSYFGLHEFSNVQSVVVAGD; encoded by the coding sequence GTGAGCGGGACGTTCGTCACGGTCGATCCGTCCAACGGATCCGTGCTCGAACGCTTCGAACGCATGACCGCCGCGCAGGTCGACGCTCGTCTGCGGTCGGCAGCCGGTGCGTTTACATCCTGGCGGCGGTCGAGCGTGGACGAACGCGTCGCATTAGTTCGTTCGATCGGCGCGCAACTGCGCTCGCAGCGCGAACGGTTGGCCGCCACCGCGGTGCGCGAGATGGGCAAGCCGATCGGGCAGGCACTAGCCGAAGTCGATAAATGCGCCGCCTGCTGCGATTTCTTCGCCACCGAAGGCGCTCGCATGCTGCAACCGCAGCCGGTACCGCAAAGGCGCGGAAGTTCCGTCGCGTTTCGGCCCCTGGGCGTTCTGCTAGCGATCATGCCGTGGAATTTTCCGTACTGGCAAGTGTTTCGCGCCGTCATTCCGGCGTTGATCGCGGGAAACGCCGTGCTGCTCAAGCACGCGGACATTACAACTCGCTGCGGTTTGGAAATCGAATATCTGCTGCGCGACGCCGGAGCGCCCGACGGCTTGTTCTCGACGCTTCTCGTGACGGACAACGATACCGACGAGATGATCGCGGACCCAAGAATCGCTGCGGTAACGCTAACAGGTTCGGAACGCGCGGGCAGCGCCGTCGGACGCGCGGCCGGTGCGGCGCTCAAGAAATGCGTTCTTGAGTTAGGCGGTTCCGACGCGTTCATCGTACTCGCGGATGCCGATGTGGATGCGGCCGCGACGACGGCCGTGTTCGCTCGCTTTCAGAACAACGGGCAGAGTTGCATCGCGGCGAAACGCTTCGTCGTCGAATCCGCAGCGTACGATCCGTTCCTCGAACGCTTCGTACGATTGGCGAGTGCGCAGGTCGTCGGCGATCCCGCCAATCCGACAACCCAGCTCGGTCCCTGCGCGCGTGCCGACTTACGCGATGCTGTTGCGGCGCAGGTGCGCGAGTCGGTAGCCGCCGGCGGGCGCCTAGCGCTTGGCGGCGGAGCGATCGAGCGTCCCGGATTCTATTTCTCGCCAACCATCGTCTGCGATCCACCGCCTGGATCGCCGATGCGCGAGCGCGAGGTGTTCGGACCGGCGGCCGCCGTCATCCGCGCCCGGGACGAACGCGATGCGATTCGAATCGCAAATGAAACCGACTATGGTTTAGGCTGCAGTATTTGGACGAAAGACGTACGGCGCGCCGAAACGTTGGCGGCCGAAATCGATGCCGGCATGGTCTTCGTTAACGCCCTGGTCGCGAGCGATCCGGCGCTGCCGTTCGGCGGCGTCAAACGCAGTGGGTACGGACGCGAACTTTCGTACTTCGGGCTTCACGAATTCAGCAACGTGCAGAGCGTGGTCGTCGCCGGCGACTAG
- a CDS encoding NAD(P)-binding domain-containing protein has translation MNVGIIGSGEVAQSLAKGFLERGDTVVLGTRDPAKLADFVAAHAGSRAASNAEAAAFGELIVVATSGEATIALLESLGSAGFAKKVVIDATNLVAENGGVFRLETGAEDSMGERVQRALPQARVVKAFNTVAAEDMVRPKYSGGPPTMFIAGDDAGAKTTVSAILKDFGWDVADIGGITSSRYLEAMCMAWLLYGQVNGTWHHAFKLLT, from the coding sequence ATGAACGTTGGAATCATCGGCAGCGGCGAAGTGGCGCAGTCCCTCGCCAAAGGGTTTCTCGAGCGCGGCGATACGGTCGTGCTGGGAACGCGCGACCCGGCCAAACTCGCGGACTTCGTTGCCGCCCACGCGGGCTCGCGCGCGGCATCCAATGCCGAAGCCGCGGCGTTCGGAGAATTGATCGTCGTGGCCACGTCCGGCGAGGCAACTATCGCGCTATTGGAATCGCTCGGTTCCGCAGGCTTCGCAAAGAAGGTCGTCATCGACGCGACCAATTTAGTCGCGGAAAATGGCGGCGTGTTTCGTTTGGAGACCGGCGCGGAAGATTCGATGGGCGAGCGCGTCCAGCGTGCGTTACCGCAAGCGCGCGTCGTGAAAGCGTTTAACACGGTCGCAGCCGAGGATATGGTTCGTCCGAAGTATTCGGGCGGACCTCCGACGATGTTCATCGCCGGCGACGATGCCGGAGCAAAAACCACCGTGAGTGCCATCTTGAAAGACTTCGGTTGGGACGTCGCCGACATCGGTGGCATAACGTCGTCGCGATATTTGGAAGCCATGTGCATGGCGTGGCTGCTCTACGGACAAGTCAACGGAACGTGGCATCACGCATTTAAATTGCTGACGTAG
- a CDS encoding pyridoxal phosphate-dependent aminotransferase, producing MNPSVVAIPGSIIRQIASKKRATSIDLGLGEPTLLPSIEHFEYAMQRTARDGVKYTANAGDPELRAAIAGYYAYPQMTGAENVCITAGSQEAMYVTLMTLLDPAFDELLVVEPAFPSYVKMATLGGVAVRTVSMLEDDGFAFDAERILAGIGPATRAIVLCSPCNPTSRVLRRDQAELLVEMLRRRDGTPIWLIHDEIYREQCFVDDAADLARMYPYTIVTNSLSKSNALTGLRLGWILGPRDFIEQAVKAHAWVTSCADTFAQYVAMHIFSGSDGVREHAEWYARQQAPVVAALRESGLRYVVPDGAFYACVGLPPGVDSLSASLALIDRHDVVAIPGRAFGAAMEGWLRCSWVAPADVVAEGFRRIADWSRATSASGGGSSVA from the coding sequence ATGAACCCGAGCGTCGTCGCTATTCCGGGATCGATCATCCGTCAGATCGCATCGAAGAAACGGGCGACGTCGATCGATTTGGGCCTAGGCGAACCGACCTTATTGCCGTCGATCGAACACTTCGAATACGCGATGCAGCGCACCGCGCGCGACGGCGTCAAATACACTGCCAATGCAGGCGATCCCGAATTACGCGCCGCGATCGCCGGCTATTACGCATATCCGCAGATGACCGGTGCGGAGAACGTGTGTATTACGGCCGGTTCGCAAGAGGCGATGTACGTAACGCTCATGACGCTGCTGGACCCGGCGTTCGACGAATTGCTCGTCGTCGAGCCGGCCTTTCCGTCGTACGTTAAGATGGCGACGCTCGGCGGAGTTGCGGTCCGAACCGTATCGATGCTCGAAGACGACGGATTTGCGTTCGATGCCGAACGGATTCTGGCCGGTATCGGTCCGGCCACTCGCGCGATCGTCCTGTGCTCGCCGTGTAACCCGACATCGCGGGTACTGCGTCGCGATCAAGCCGAACTGCTGGTCGAAATGCTGCGCAGGCGCGACGGCACGCCGATCTGGCTGATTCACGACGAGATCTATCGCGAGCAGTGCTTCGTCGACGACGCTGCCGACTTGGCGCGGATGTATCCGTACACGATCGTTACCAACTCGCTGAGCAAAAGCAATGCGTTGACAGGATTGCGCCTCGGTTGGATTCTCGGCCCGCGCGATTTCATCGAACAAGCCGTCAAAGCGCACGCCTGGGTGACGTCGTGCGCCGACACGTTCGCGCAGTACGTTGCCATGCATATCTTTTCAGGCAGCGATGGCGTGCGCGAGCACGCGGAGTGGTACGCGCGCCAGCAAGCACCGGTCGTCGCCGCACTGCGCGAGAGCGGCTTGCGATACGTCGTACCCGACGGTGCTTTTTATGCCTGCGTCGGGTTGCCGCCGGGCGTGGACTCGCTGTCGGCGTCGTTGGCCCTGATCGATCGACACGACGTCGTCGCTATTCCCGGACGTGCGTTCGGTGCGGCGATGGAGGGTTGGTTGCGCTGTAGTTGGGTAGCTCCCGCCGATGTCGTTGCCGAGGGCTTTCGCCGAATTGCAGACTGGTCGCGTGCAACGAGCGCGAGCGGCGGTGGGTCTTCGGTCGCATGA
- a CDS encoding 2,3,4,5-tetrahydropyridine-2,6-dicarboxylate N-succinyltransferase gives MHIEKMRERCEALAGAANVRGRAGRVLDEVVAALDRGALRVAEPDGNGGWTTNAWIKRAILLYFQRREVERMGTRDDVLVYHDKLPVKRDYHKQGVRCVPPGVARYGSFLAPGVILMPAYVNIGAYVDEGTMIDTWATVGSCAQIGKNVHLSGGVGIGGVLEPPQASPVVVEDGAFVGSRCIVVEGVRVEAEAVLGAGVVLTASTPIVDVRGAEPIVERGRVPSRAVVISGTMPKRFAAGEYGTPCALIIGSRTESTDRKTSLNEALRDYQVAV, from the coding sequence ATGCACATCGAAAAAATGCGCGAGCGGTGCGAGGCGCTCGCGGGCGCCGCTAACGTGCGCGGTCGCGCCGGCAGGGTGCTCGACGAGGTCGTAGCAGCGCTCGACCGAGGAGCGCTTCGGGTCGCCGAGCCGGACGGTAACGGCGGCTGGACCACCAACGCGTGGATCAAACGGGCTATCCTGCTGTATTTTCAACGGCGCGAGGTCGAACGCATGGGTACGCGCGACGACGTGCTCGTGTATCACGATAAACTGCCGGTAAAGCGCGATTATCACAAACAGGGCGTGCGTTGCGTGCCACCCGGAGTAGCTCGTTACGGCAGCTTTTTAGCGCCCGGCGTGATCTTGATGCCGGCCTACGTGAATATCGGCGCGTACGTTGACGAAGGGACGATGATCGACACCTGGGCGACCGTCGGGTCGTGCGCGCAGATCGGGAAGAACGTGCATTTGTCCGGCGGCGTCGGAATCGGCGGCGTGCTAGAGCCACCGCAAGCCAGTCCGGTGGTCGTCGAAGACGGCGCGTTCGTCGGCTCGCGGTGCATCGTGGTCGAAGGCGTCCGCGTCGAAGCCGAAGCCGTGCTGGGTGCGGGTGTGGTGTTGACGGCCAGCACGCCGATCGTGGACGTTCGCGGAGCGGAGCCGATCGTCGAGCGCGGCCGCGTGCCTTCGAGGGCCGTCGTTATCAGCGGTACGATGCCCAAACGATTCGCTGCCGGTGAATACGGTACGCCTTGCGCCTTGATCATCGGCTCGCGTACCGAGTCGACCGATCGAAAGACCTCGCTCAATGAAGCCTTGCGCGATTACCAGGTGGCGGTATGA